A region of Liolophura sinensis isolate JHLJ2023 chromosome 8, CUHK_Ljap_v2, whole genome shotgun sequence DNA encodes the following proteins:
- the LOC135473468 gene encoding transmembrane protein 272-like, translated as MSLLVRKGTMVRSKRRQSTRKPAGQSTRGYVNSGLTPDDRHGNYPQEGHSGKTSPALSASSSKYLIQSSDTFDGTHTLDEDFEPISYGTIFRQLQEANDDSPGTCDFLQRIYYIFCSSLLMTMLLVLLLILPISMISVGASYMGDCPEEPNIPLYLLIGGCLGFIKVLLLLWYQQKVRRYEKLGDTEESEDEENTDEVMSRSARFTNQGLSVFLFVWFILGNYWVFSIWQPNYQQPLYSPNNWCDRFVYLFTFYKILTLHGVVAFILIVTICFITCNACKNSCRGDRAADLA; from the exons ATGTCGCTCCTCGTCCGGAAGGGCACTATGGTGCGATCAAAGCGAAGGCAGTCCACGAGAAAGCCCGCGGGCCAGTCTACCCGAGGGTATGTGAACTCAGGCCTCACCCCAGATGATCGTCACGGGAACTACCCTCAGGAAGGACACTCAGGGAAGACATCTCCGGCATTGTCAGCTTCATCATCCAAGTATCTCATTCAG TCCTCTGACACGTTTGATGGCACCCACACGCTTGATGAAGATTTCGAGCCTATCTCTTACGGCACCATCTTCCGCCAGCTTCAGGAAGCGAACGATGATAGCCCCGGCACGTGTGACTTCCTCCAGAgaatatattacattttctgCTCTTCGC TGTTGATGACTATGCTTCTTGTACTGCTACTTATATTACCAATCTCCATGATTTCAGTCG GTGCTAGCTATATGGGAGACTGCCCAGAGGAACCTAACATACCCCTCTATCTTCTCATAGGTGGCTGTCTTGGCTTCAtcaaggtgttgttgttgttgtggtatcaGCAGAAGGTTCGTCGTTACGAGAAGTTGGGAGATACTGAGGAGAGCGAGGACGAAGAGAACACGGACGAGGTCATGTCAAGGTCAGCCCGCTTCACAAACCAAGGGCTCAGTGTCTTTCTTTTCGTCTGGTTCATTCTGGGAAACTACTGGGTGTTTTCCATCTGGCAACCAAACTACCAGCAGCCTTTGTACAGCCCTAACAACTGGTGCGACAGATTCGTCTACCTCTTCACCTTTTACAAAATCCTGACGCTACACGGCGTCGTTGCCTTCATACTCATTGTAACCATATGCTTCATTACTTGTAACGCCTGCAAAAACTCCTGCCGGGGAGACAGAGCCGCGGATCTGGCGTGA